A portion of the Lampris incognitus isolate fLamInc1 chromosome 9, fLamInc1.hap2, whole genome shotgun sequence genome contains these proteins:
- the LOC130118407 gene encoding protein Bouncer-like isoform X1 — MSKLCRALLFLCLLPAAVPLFCYTCVFPTISPLDCIRFPMKCPPGQLCLSSRAVGERGDFRVVLYEKSCVLPPLCGLTGEKYAMGLNFTFTNECCSTHLCNTATGPTAPYWRGMLLTLLISYSVW, encoded by the exons ATGTCAAAGCTCTGTCGCGCGCTGCTTTTCCTGTGTTTACTTCCAGCTGCGG TCCCCCTGTTCTGCTATACCTGTGTGTTTCCCACCATTTCCCCGCTGGACTGCATCAGGTTCCCCATGAAGTGTCCTCCCGGCCAGCTCTGTCTGTCCAGCAGAGCCGTGGGTGAGAGAG GAGACTTccgtgtggtgttgtatgagaaGAGTTGTGTCCTCCCGCCTCTGTGTGGCCTCACCGGTGAAAAATACGCCATGGGACTCAACTTCACCTTCACCAATGAATGCTGCAGTACACACCTTTGTAACACAGCTACTGGCCCTACTGCCCCTTACTGGAGAGGCATGCTGCTAACGCTCCTTATTTCCTATTCAGTGTGGTGA
- the LOC130118407 gene encoding sperm acrosome membrane-associated protein 4-like isoform X2, whose protein sequence is MSKLCRALLFLCLLPAAVPLFCYTCVFPTISPLDCIRFPMKCPPGQLCLSSRAVGDFRVVLYEKSCVLPPLCGLTGEKYAMGLNFTFTNECCSTHLCNTATGPTAPYWRGMLLTLLISYSVW, encoded by the exons ATGTCAAAGCTCTGTCGCGCGCTGCTTTTCCTGTGTTTACTTCCAGCTGCGG TCCCCCTGTTCTGCTATACCTGTGTGTTTCCCACCATTTCCCCGCTGGACTGCATCAGGTTCCCCATGAAGTGTCCTCCCGGCCAGCTCTGTCTGTCCAGCAGAGCCGTGG GAGACTTccgtgtggtgttgtatgagaaGAGTTGTGTCCTCCCGCCTCTGTGTGGCCTCACCGGTGAAAAATACGCCATGGGACTCAACTTCACCTTCACCAATGAATGCTGCAGTACACACCTTTGTAACACAGCTACTGGCCCTACTGCCCCTTACTGGAGAGGCATGCTGCTAACGCTCCTTATTTCCTATTCAGTGTGGTGA